Proteins found in one Candidatus Amarolinea dominans genomic segment:
- a CDS encoding ABC transporter permease subunit has product MWGWLWTALGILYFFVPLYATLDFSLRAKKGQLSLLAYQRVLADPQFRQTLLFSLEMAILTILVSLILIVPTAYWIRLRLPKLRPVIEFITLMPFVVPAIVLVFGLIRVYGGGFLPLTNFRAGTNTLLVAAYVILALPYMYRAVDTGLAAIDVRTLTEAAQSLGAGWGVILLQVIFPNLRSSLLSGAFLTLATVVGEYTIASFLVGINAFGPYMSLIGQNKTYESSALAIISFALTWLFMGLIQFFGRGQPGQRQLVGAR; this is encoded by the coding sequence CTGTGGGGCTGGCTGTGGACTGCCCTGGGTATCCTCTACTTCTTCGTGCCGCTCTACGCCACGCTGGACTTCTCCCTGCGGGCCAAGAAGGGGCAACTCAGCCTGCTCGCCTATCAGCGTGTGCTGGCCGATCCGCAGTTTCGCCAAACTCTGCTCTTCTCGCTGGAGATGGCCATCTTGACCATCCTGGTCAGCCTGATCTTGATCGTCCCCACCGCCTATTGGATCCGCCTGCGCCTGCCCAAGCTGCGACCGGTGATTGAGTTCATTACCCTCATGCCGTTTGTGGTGCCCGCGATCGTGCTCGTTTTCGGCCTGATCCGCGTGTATGGCGGGGGCTTTCTGCCACTCACCAACTTCCGCGCCGGCACCAACACCCTGCTGGTGGCCGCCTACGTCATCCTGGCGCTGCCCTACATGTACCGGGCCGTGGACACGGGCCTGGCAGCCATTGACGTGCGTACCCTGACCGAAGCGGCTCAGAGTCTGGGCGCGGGCTGGGGCGTCATCCTGTTGCAGGTCATCTTCCCCAACCTGCGCTCATCGCTGCTCAGCGGCGCGTTCCTGACCCTGGCGACCGTTGTCGGCGAGTATACCATCGCCAGTTTTCTCGTGGGCATCAACGCGTTTGGCCCGTATATGTCGCTGATTGGGCAGAACAAGACCTATGAATCATCCGCGTTGGCCATCATCAGTTTCGCGCTGACCTGGCTTTTTATGGGGCTGATTCAATTCTTCGGACGCGGCCAGCCAGGCCAGCGCCAACTCGTGGGGGCAAGGTGA